The DNA segment CTTACTCGTCGTCCGATCGACTGAATCCCTCCTCCCAAACCTGCCTTCTAAAACAGGAGGGGCCGCTTCTATTTTCTTCGCGGATGGGAATTCGGCTGCTTGAGCGGAGTGCGTCGAGTCTTAGAAGAGACTCCGCCTACTGCTTCGCTGTCTCTTCTAAGACTCGACGGTAGACAGCTGCGGTTCCCTCAGCCATGGCGGCATCGGAAAAGTGCTCGGCGTGTCGCTTGTATGCGGCGGCTGAAAGCTGGAGCCAAGTGTGTTCCCCTTCGACGAGCGAATGAATTTGCTCAGCAAGACTAATTGGGCAACCAGCGATCGCCAACAATCCTTCTTGCCCGTGTCGAATAGCTTCCGGAGTTCCCTCGACGTCGGTTGCGATCACAGGCAAACCTGCGGCCATCGCTTCTAAAACGACCATGGGCAAACCTTCGCCGTACAGACTTGGTAGGACCATCGCGTCTAGATTGGAAAGCGCCTGCGGCACATCGGCTGCAAAACCAACAAATTCGACTCGGTCTTCCACCTGCAGCTCAGTCACCTTTGCATGGATCATTCGTTCGTACGATTCGGTTTCGAAAGGTCCGATAAATCGCAGATGGACATCATCATCGGTATTCTTTAGATGCGAGATCGCCTCTAAGGCGACTTCCAATCCCTTTCTCTGCCGCATCAGCGCGACCATCCCCAGCTGCCATTTCCCCCCGACACGTGGAGTCGTTTTTCGAGGCGGACAAACTGCAGGAACTCCGTTATGGACCACGGTAACTTTTCCAGCGTCCCATCCGGCCGAAATCATGTGTCGTCGCAGACTGTTAGAAACGGTAATCAGATGACTAACGTTTTTCAGTGAAAGATTTTCGATCCACGCGTTCATTCGATTCGCCCATTGGCGCGACGAATCTTCAGCTGCAGGGCTATGGACGTGATAGATCCACGGGATCCCCGAAAGTCTTGAGGCAATGGACGTGGCAAGGGCAGTGCGAGGAGTATGCGCATGCATTAACGAGTAGTTTCGTTCCGTCGCCAATTTCGCGATCTGACGTGCCGCCAAAAGATCGAATCGACTTTTCATAGGAACTCGAAAACCGTTCCCGCAGGCACCTTCCTGGTGGTCCAGGTAATCCGCGAACCGTCCCGGTTTCACCGAAACAAAGTCGGCCTTAACACCGAAATTCGGCAAGCATCGGCCCAAGTGTGCTTGTACCCGTTCCGCCCCTGAAAAATGTTCGCCATTGACCACATGCAAAACGGAAAGTGTTTCTAGTACTGACGCTGCTGGATCAAAGGCCGAACTAGTCGGCATCAGGATAATATTTTCTACCGAGACAGTAGATGCATATGAAGTGGGCATGGCAAACCTCGCCAAAGAGAGCGAATCAGTTCAAGAAATCACCGTTTCCTCAAACCTAGCTCGCAGTTCTCCATCATGCTTTTCGCAATTTGTCTTTTTGCCGAACGACTGCCGGCCAACCGGCTATTTCTGCTCTTCCGCTTCGATCATTTGTGCCAAGATGGAATCAAGCGAAACCTGAATATCCCATTCGGGGAAATCTCTTCTTAATTTGCTGAGGTCCGAGATATAGCAGATGTGATCGCCTTTGCGATTTTCTTCTCCAAGAGTCCAATCGATCTTATATCCACCGATGTCCTCAATCTTTTGGATGCATTCCAACACGCTGGCGGCGTTTCCACGTCCCCCACCGATGTTATAAACTTCACCGGGGCGAGGATTGTTCGCAAACGCTTCGAAGGCTTTGACAACATCGCTGCATTCGATTTGGTCACGGACCTGTTTTCCCTTGTAGCCAAAAATGGTGTACGGTTTTCCTTGAACCGCGACATGGACCAAATAGCTTAAAAACCCGTGCAATTCGACTCCGCTGTGACTGGCTCCGGTCAAACAGCCGCCTCGAAAGATGCCGGTCTTCAGCCCAAAATACCTACCATATTCCTGAGCGATCACATCCGCCGCGGTTTTCGAAGCTCCAAACAGCGAATGCATGGTTTGGTCGATTCGACAGTCTTCCGCGATCCCATTCCAATCGGCCGCATCGGCGTACTCCCAACGCGAATCGAGTTCTTTTAAAGGAAGTTCGTTGGGGGCGTCCCCGTAGACCTTGTTGGTGCTCATGTGACAGAAGACCGCCTCGGGCGCATGTTGCCGGGTCGCTTCTAGCAGGTTCATGGTTCCCGTCGCGTTGACTTCAAAATCCAGAAAAGGGATCTCGGCCGCTTTATCGTGCGACGGCTGGGCAGCACAGTGAATCACAATATCTGGAACGTATTTCGCGAATAGGTTTAGCAGCGTTTCCCGGTCACGAATATCAATATTTTCGCTTCTAAAATTTTTGGTTTCCGATTCCAAACACTCTAGGTTCCAGCGAGTGCTTCCTTGGGGGCCAAAAAAGGTTGACCGCATGTCGTTATCGACGCCCAGCACCTGACAATCCAAAGCATCCCAATGGCGGACGGCTGCGGACCCAATTAAGCCACTCGAACCCGTTACTAAAACACGCATTTAAAAAAATCGCAAACGAAGACAATCGAATTAATTTAAGACCCGAACCGTGCAAACCAGTCGAGCAATACATTTGACTCAGAAATTTCCGAGTCCTCACTTTCCGTGATCTCTAAAACTTTTGCTGCACTCATCCCGCCACGCCGATCGGTTTGTTCGGCAACTTCTCCTAACAGGGCAGCACGTCGTTCGATTTCGGGAACAAGTACCTGCGGATCCATCGGATCAGCAAGCTCTGGCCCCTCTACCGGAGAGGGAATCGACAACCGGGCGATTGAGATCGCATCGCTGTTTAGAAAAGTTCCAACCTGATCAAATCCACGAGCTGTTCTTAGCAGAATGTTGCCCTCTTCATCCAAGTCGCTCAAACGTACCAAACCGCTCGCTTGCTGCCAGCTAACTTGATCGCTTGCGGCATACAAATTCGCAATGTCATTCCCCCCCGAATTGGAATTGGCTTCGATCGTTTCAAAGAATCGAGCACTGGCAAAATAGCCGCGTCCACTAATTCCAGCGGAAATCGCGGAGGCACTCATACGATCATCCCCTGCGCTGTCGTACAGCTGAGCCACATCCTTTCCGCCCGCCGTGGCAAATGCGTATACCCGTTCGAAGCCGTACGCCAGATTGAAGTGTTGTTCACTTCTTAAACTACTGAACTGGGGGCGTACGACCAGCGTGTCATCACCGGCTGAATCGTACAGGAAGGCGGTGTCTTCGCCCCCCGCTTGAGCATGCACGTAGATTCGTGGAACTTGCTGAATATCAAACGCATATCCCGCCCCGGTCAAACTAGCGGACTGAGGTGAAGCCGTTAACTGATCATCCCCCGGAGTGCCGTACACCGATGCCTGATCGGCACCTCCGCCACCATCAAAGGCAACCGTTTCAAAACCTGCAAACGTCGCTTCGACCATTTCACTGGTTAGCTGATTCGTATCGGTCTGAACATTCTGAGCCGGATAAAGTGCGATCCGTTCACTTCCTGTCGATCCTTGAATTGTCAGTTCGTCTCCGCCTCCTCCAGCTTCCATATGAAGTGCAAGAGGCGAATTCGTTGGATTGATCTGATACTTTGCCCCGTTGATTTCAATGCGGACCGCATCGCTTAGGTCCAAGCGGACGGTATCCCCGTCGCCGGTCCCGAAGACTTCAACCTTGCCCGAATTCAATTGAAGCAAATTATTAAAAATGACCGTCTGATCCGAACTCGCTTCCAACCGCACGAACAATCGTTGCTTGGCGTCGACCAAATAGTCCGTCTGCCCATCGACTTGACTGGCGGCAAGCTGGCTGTCGGAACCACCGGCAAGTGGCTGGAGCAAATCTCCGTTTGCATTTCGGACAACAAAATCGGATCCGGCTCCGCCCGACAAGGTGAAGATTCCTTCGTGTGTCATTTCGACTTCATACCATTCATCGACCTGCAGCGCGAAGGCTTGCGAATCGACAGCCCCGAGAAACTGTTCGGCGTCCGGGAGAAAGTTATCGGTTACCGAGTTGCCCAAATCAGGCGGTCCCGCGATATCGATTGAATCGAGCAGCGATCCTACGGCGGCTTGGAGGTCGACGGTATGGTAAACCAGACCGGTGCTTGGGTCGGTATTTGTTAGCGAAGTGTCCCGCAGATGTTGCAGGATCTGGGCCGAGGTAACCGTTTGTTCGGGATTCGCCATTTCCATTGCCTGGCGAACCAGCACACTCGCGCCGGCTACCTGAGGCGAAGCCATGCTAGTGCCTGTCGAGGCAGAAAAATCATCGACATTGCCATCCCATCCGAAGACATGGTCGGGGACCGAGCTGGTGACCTGGTTGCCGGGAGCGGTCAGCAGATCATTCTCGCGCTGCGAATAGTTACTGAGCGCACCATCGGCATCGATGGCTCCGACG comes from the Roseimaritima multifibrata genome and includes:
- a CDS encoding glycosyltransferase, which encodes MPTSYASTVSVENIILMPTSSAFDPAASVLETLSVLHVVNGEHFSGAERVQAHLGRCLPNFGVKADFVSVKPGRFADYLDHQEGACGNGFRVPMKSRFDLLAARQIAKLATERNYSLMHAHTPRTALATSIASRLSGIPWIYHVHSPAAEDSSRQWANRMNAWIENLSLKNVSHLITVSNSLRRHMISAGWDAGKVTVVHNGVPAVCPPRKTTPRVGGKWQLGMVALMRQRKGLEVALEAISHLKNTDDDVHLRFIGPFETESYERMIHAKVTELQVEDRVEFVGFAADVPQALSNLDAMVLPSLYGEGLPMVVLEAMAAGLPVIATDVEGTPEAIRHGQEGLLAIAGCPISLAEQIHSLVEGEHTWLQLSAAAYKRHAEHFSDAAMAEGTAAVYRRVLEETAKQ
- a CDS encoding NAD-dependent epimerase/dehydratase family protein encodes the protein MRVLVTGSSGLIGSAAVRHWDALDCQVLGVDNDMRSTFFGPQGSTRWNLECLESETKNFRSENIDIRDRETLLNLFAKYVPDIVIHCAAQPSHDKAAEIPFLDFEVNATGTMNLLEATRQHAPEAVFCHMSTNKVYGDAPNELPLKELDSRWEYADAADWNGIAEDCRIDQTMHSLFGASKTAADVIAQEYGRYFGLKTGIFRGGCLTGASHSGVELHGFLSYLVHVAVQGKPYTIFGYKGKQVRDQIECSDVVKAFEAFANNPRPGEVYNIGGGRGNAASVLECIQKIEDIGGYKIDWTLGEENRKGDHICYISDLSKLRRDFPEWDIQVSLDSILAQMIEAEEQK
- a CDS encoding S8 family peptidase, whose amino-acid sequence is MRKPGSQVFPCEPRLALSASLAADLLLSAADVLADDPTDGDWLLDQAAEVREMYGIDGAGQTVAVIDSGIAWDHVALGGGFGPGYRVVGGWDFAEQDDNPYDDGPAGFHGSHVAGLLSGESDGFTGIAPGADLVALRVFNDQGKGSLDAIEGALQWVYSHQNDFENPITTVNLSLGAILNDNTTEQVMGQLEDEFRLLHDSGVMVVAAAGNQYDPDFPDRVAYPATSSWVTAVGAIDADGALSNYSQRENDLLTAPGNQVTSSVPDHVFGWDGNVDDFSASTGTSMASPQVAGASVLVRQAMEMANPEQTVTSAQILQHLRDTSLTNTDPSTGLVYHTVDLQAAVGSLLDSIDIAGPPDLGNSVTDNFLPDAEQFLGAVDSQAFALQVDEWYEVEMTHEGIFTLSGGAGSDFVVRNANGDLLQPLAGGSDSQLAASQVDGQTDYLVDAKQRLFVRLEASSDQTVIFNNLLQLNSGKVEVFGTGDGDTVRLDLSDAVRIEINGAKYQINPTNSPLALHMEAGGGGDELTIQGSTGSERIALYPAQNVQTDTNQLTSEMVEATFAGFETVAFDGGGGADQASVYGTPGDDQLTASPQSASLTGAGYAFDIQQVPRIYVHAQAGGEDTAFLYDSAGDDTLVVRPQFSSLRSEQHFNLAYGFERVYAFATAGGKDVAQLYDSAGDDRMSASAISAGISGRGYFASARFFETIEANSNSGGNDIANLYAASDQVSWQQASGLVRLSDLDEEGNILLRTARGFDQVGTFLNSDAISIARLSIPSPVEGPELADPMDPQVLVPEIERRAALLGEVAEQTDRRGGMSAAKVLEITESEDSEISESNVLLDWFARFGS